A single genomic interval of Oncorhynchus mykiss isolate Arlee chromosome 13, USDA_OmykA_1.1, whole genome shotgun sequence harbors:
- the slc25a17 gene encoding peroxisomal membrane protein PMP34, whose protein sequence is MSTEAFRFAEVFSYESLVHAMAGAAGSVTAMTVFFPLDTARLRLQVDEKRKARSTPAILSEIVKEEGLLAPYRGWLPVICSLCCSNFVYFYCFHSLRASWLRGHKSTPSRDLLMGIAAGVVNVLVTTPLWVVNTRLKLQGAKFRNADIRPTNYSGIMDAFVQIIEDEGVGALWNGTFPSLLLVLNPAVQFMIYEGLKRQLRSLVHRELLSLEIFLIGAVAKAVATTFTYPLQTVQSILRFGQHKQHTDRSPLLNSLRSVLYLLINRVRKYGMLGLFKGLEAKLLQTVLTAALMFLLYEKIASSTFSVMGVKRPASSH, encoded by the exons ATGAGCACTGAAGCCTTTCGATTTGCTGAAGTTTTCTCGTACGAAAGCTTGGTGCATGCAATGGCAGGAGCAGCG GGGAGTGTGACGGCAATGACCGTTTTCTTCCCACTTGACACTGCAAGACTACGGCTGCAAG TGGATGAGAAGAGGAAAGCAAGGTCCACTCCTGCCATTCTGTCAGAGATTGTCAAGGAAGAAGGGTT GCTGGCGCCCTACAGGGGCTGGCTCCCAGTGATCTGCAGTCTCTGCTGTTCCAACTTCGTCTACTTCTACTGCTTCCACAGCCTGAGAGCCAGCTGGCTCCGGGGACACAAGTCAACTCCAAGCAGAGACCTGCTAATGGGCATTGCTGCAG gTGTAGTGAACGTGCTTGTGACCACTCCGTTGTGGGTGGTCAACACACGACTCAAGCTTCAAGGAGCAAAGTTTCGCAATGCAGACATCCGTCCCACTAACTACTCAGGCATCATGG atGCCTTTGTGCAGATCATTGAGGACGAAGGGGTGGGGGCCCTGTGGAACGGGAcattcccctctctcctgctGGTGCTCAACCCGGCTGTCCAGTTCATGATCTATGAGGGCCTGAAGAGGCAGCTGAGAAGCTTGGTTCACAGAGAG CTGTTGTCTCTGGAGATATTTCTGATTGGTGCTGTAGCCAAAGCAGTGGCCACCACATTCACATATCCACTACAGACTGTACAGTCCATCCTGAGG TTTGGTCAACACAAGCAGCACACAGACAGATCACCATTGCTGAACAGCCTGAGAAGTGTGCTGTATCTGCTGATCAATAGAGTGAG GAAGTATGGCATGCTGGGCCTGTTCAAAGGCCTGGAAGCTAAACTCCTGCAGACCGTCCTGACCGCTGCCCTCATGTTCCTGCTCTACGAGAAGATAGCTAGCAGCACCTTCAGTGTCATGGGAGTGAAGAGGCCTGCTTCCAGCCACTAG
- the LOC110486110 gene encoding zinc finger protein 205 isoform X2, protein MDLWRNGGSIPQDKETIGSVILGDDDVTQAIDLVDNEPELVFIKEELFEDQPVDQQRGHASNRKRSVAVEDAPAVERTVASQLHLYQGDLNTYPAGSHQVQPDTEQPTSVESLMEDPTLAGLVDNTPEPGPDTADGMYMDYPPHNTYAPRNRPSLQQGTGKDLKQQFDCLFCGKSFGYLSYLKVHIRRHSGEKPFGCTVCGKRFAQKTYLKLHQRTHSGEKPYSCTECGKSFSQKSSLNVHLRSHTGEKPYSCVDCGKSYTYKHGFNTHQCFN, encoded by the exons ATGGACCTATGGAGAAATGGAGGCTCTATCCCTCAGGATAAAGAGACAATTGGATCGGTCATTTTGGGCGATGATGACGTCACTCAG GCAATAGACTTGGTGGACAATGAGCCCGAGTTGGTGTTTATCAAAGAAGAGCTGTTTGAGGATCAGCCAGTGGACCAGCAGAGGGGACATGCAAGCAACAGAAAAA GGAGTGTAGCAGTGGAGGATGCTCCagcagtagagagaacagttgCCAGTCAACTTCACCTATACCAGGGGGACTTGAACACATACCCTGCAGGCAGCCATCAGGTACAGCCTGACACAGAGCAGCCCACATCCGTTGAGAGCCTCATGGAAGACCCCACTCTGGCTGGTCTGGTTGACAACACACCAGAGCCTGGTCCTGACACAGCCGATGGAATGTACATGGACTATCCTCCCCACAACACATACGCACCAAGAAACCGGCCAAGCCTCCAGCAGGGAACTGGAAAAGACCTGAAGCAGCAGTTTGACTGTTTGTTTTGTGGGAAGAGCTTTGGTTATTTAAGCTACTTGAAAGTCCACATCAGACGCCACTCTGGAGAGAAACCGTTTGGCTGCACAGTTTGCGGGAAGCGCTTCGCTCAGAAGACGTACCTGAAGCTGCATCAGCGTACACACTCTGGAGAGAAACCCTACAGTTGCAcagaatgtgggaagagtttctctcaGAAGAGTTCGTTGAACGTCCACCTCCGGAGTCACACTggggagaagccttatagctgtgtcGACTGTGGGAAGAGCTACACCTATAAACACGGTTTTAACACACACCAATGTTTCAATTAA
- the LOC110486108 gene encoding zinc finger protein 572 has translation MSTAFCFQAQLVSVMDALSKTAVSEISKLVDIESKVLKLEITRGQNEIAALTEKLQLMENLLWIDRGHRQHATADTRTKTPTRVRDGSMNDYCEIPQSEPKTPAIKKSESSWENICPPQEMHVIHPVEDSALVLETVPTTAVRDQPKLIVIKEEPSEVDIWGSGPKTELINEKGAATSLDTDVGCLDVHCPDGSDKHAMLTESQVNHSTPPSSRVQLEDLDTHWMPPACSQSQDAQQITPAAQRNSITGNSSGGITNVPFQSFSVAKSNMKIHSLRTSGAKRFGCMQCGKNFRCYSQLEIHQRSHTGEKPYRCTLCGKRYAQKGHLYTHQRTHTGEKPYRCLDCGKSFIQKCTLDMHQRTHTGEKPYVCVKCGKGFTKNCNLKKHMGVHTEFSMHVYSESSFQEDRW, from the exons ATGTCGACAGCTTTTTGTTTTCAAGCACAGCTCGTTTCGGTCATGGACGCGTTATCAAAAACAGCTGTTTCAGAAATAAGCAAACTGGTCGACATCGAATCAAAGGTTTTAAAATTAGAAATAACGCGTGGTCAGAATGAAATAGCAGCACTTACAGAGAAACTGCAGTTGATGGAGAATTTGCTTTGGATCGACCGCGGGCACAGGCAGCACGCAACCGCAGATACACGCACGAAAACACCAACAAGAGTGAGAGACGGTTCAATGAACGATTATTGTGAAATACCTCAGTCTGAGCCCAAAACACCTGCAATCAAAAAAAG TGAGAGTTCCTGGGAAAACATTTGTCCTCCCCAAGAGATGCACGTCATCCATCCGGTTGAAGATAGTGCTCTTGTTTTGGAAACAGTG CCTACCACAGCGGTGAGAGACCAGCCTAAATTGATTGTGATCAAGGAGGAACCTTCAGAGGTGGACATATGGGGTAGTGGGCCAAAGACTGAACTCATAAATGAAAAGG GAGCAGCAACATCACTTGATACAGATGTTGGGTGTCTTGATGTGCATTGTCCAGACGGCTCAGACAAACACGCTATGCTTACTGAGAGCCAAGTGAACCACAGCACTCCGCCCTCATCCAGAGTGCAATTGGAGGACCTGGACACACATTGGATGCCGCCTGCATGTTCACAGAGCCAGGATGCACAGCAGATCACACCTGCTGCACAGAGAAACTCCATaactggaaacagctctggtggtaTAACAAATGTGCCCTTTCAGAGTTTCAGTGTGGCAAAGTCAAACATGAAGATCCACAGCCTGAGAACGTCAGGAGCTAAAAGATTTGGCTGCATGCAATGTGGCAAGAACTTCAGGTGTTACAGTCAGCTGGAAATACACCAGCGAagtcacactggagagaaaccgtaCCGATGCACGCTGTGTGGAAAGAGATACGCACAGAAAGGGCATCTTTATACCCACCAACGCACCCATACTGGAGAAAAACCATATCGCTGCCTCGACTGTGGCAAGAGCTTCATTCAAAAATGCACTCTCGATATGCACCAGCGCACCCACACTGGAGAAAAACCTTATGTTTGTGTGAAATGTGGGAAGGGATTTACTAAAAACTGTAACCTTAAGAAACACATGGGTGTACATACAGAGTTCAGCATGCATGTTTACAGTGAGTCCAGTTTTCAAGAGGACAGATGGTAA
- the LOC118936291 gene encoding zinc finger protein 808-like isoform X2, whose product MYAIVICFTSYICVGRKLNFHCLLFLFPVRYCSAAGLGLNGSPTIEGIFGKEWCLDLWNHGDPNSTENSPQHTAKSTGVPSGQADVKEEDFEVEIINRDPQERPTIILDGDDDLVDNGREGPSNVYPSFDSFRQDRPERRDKQVLEMSTTDVSTGHTLRFISIDGLEEEYGEHVFPIEDDETNEFLPDDTELLPNEGQDEHITKPTYAKKSLAKSKSKAGKTFSYFNRFNLHSHSKSDTNKLSCVICKKTFLRQNHLTMHMKSHKSLYCSVCKNYYPGKTQLKKHKCVAPDYLASNTSKYFCHYCGKSFSCPSSLRIHHLVHTGERPHTCTVCGRGFTQKGNLKCHMRLHTGEKPFKCLTCEIGFTQKVYLTQHLAKAHGQKEENKKKKTQVHKCSKCQLSFVNQQLLQTHMAVHKNK is encoded by the exons ATGTATGCTATTGTAATCTGTTTTACGTCATACATATGCGTCGGCCGGAAGTTGAATTTCCATTGCCTCTTGTTTTTGTTCCCGGTTAGATACTGTTCAGCAGCTGGGTTAG GGCTAAACGGATCCCCCACTATCGAAGGAATATTTGGGAAGGAATGGTGTCTTGATCTATGGAACCATGGGGATCCCAACAGCACAGAGAACAGTCCACAACACACTGCCAAA TCAACAGGGGTGCCTTCAGGCCAAGCTGATGTTAAAGAGGAGGATTTTGAGGTGGAAATCATAAACAGAGACCCACAGGAAAGACCAACAATAATTTTAGATG GAGATGACGACTTAGTGGACAATGGAAGAGAAGGGCCCTCCAACGTGTATCCATCCTTTGATTCCTTCCGGCAGGACAGGCCAGAGAGACGGGATAAACAGGTACTGGAGATGTCTACTACGGATGTCTCCACAGGACACACTTTACGTTTCATATCCATTGACGGATTGGAGGAGGAATATGGCGAACATGTCTTTCCCATTGAGGACGATGAGACAAATGAGTTCCTACCAGACGATACCGAGCTGTTGCCCAATGAAGGACAAGATGAACACATCACAAAGCCAACATATGCAAAGAAGTCTTTAGCAAAGTCAAAAAGCAAAGCTGGGAAGACTTTCAGTTACTTTAACAGGTTTAACTTGCACTCCCATAGTAAATCCGACACAAACAAGTTAAGTTGTGTGATTTGTAAGAAGACTTTCTTGCGGCAGAACCATCTGACGATGCATATGAAATCTCACAAGTCACTGTACTGCAGTGTGTGTAAGAACTATTATCCTGGGAAAACTCAGCTcaaaaaacacaaatgtgttgCTCCCGATTATCTGGCCTCGAACACCTCAAAGTACTTTTGTCATTACTGCGGCAAGTCTTTCAGCTGTCCGTCAAGCCTGAGGATACACCACCTGGTGCACACTGGGGAGAGACCCCACACGTGCACTGTCTGCGGGAGAGGATTCACACAGAAGGGCAATCTGAAATGTCACATGCGCCTTCACACTGGTGAGAAACCGTTCAAATGCCTCACATGTGAAATTGGTTTTACCCAGAAAGTATACCTCACTCAGCACTTGGCCAAAGCTCACGGTCAAAAGgaagaaaataagaaaaagaaGACGCAAGTGCACAAATGTTCTAAGTGTCAGTTGTCTTTCGTCAATCAGCAACTGCTCCAAACACACATGGCTGTTCATAAAAATAAATGA
- the LOC110486109 gene encoding 6-phosphogluconolactonase isoform X3: MALQSSFTCAIVDTITTCIVRMSGRRVVVFSSAAELGPALAHMVASRADKVSMLSKELPALPDLDCSHWLVGFCDDRLVPFDDGENTYGLHKNQLFSKINIPDSGVLAIDPSLSVQDYARKLKETIPRCRKPRKLWPQSVTRPSPHHNV, translated from the exons ATGGCACTGCAAAGCTCTTTTACATGCGCCATAGTGGACACTATTACAACGTGCATCG TCAGGATGTCAGGCAGAAGAGTAGTGGTGTTCTCTTCAGCAGCAGAGCTTGGTCCAGCTCTGGCTCACATGGTAGCATCTCGGGCTGACAAGGTGTCCATGCTCAGCAAGGAGCTGCCTGCCCTGCCAGACCTGGACTGCAGCCACTGGCTAGTAGGTTTCTGTGATGACAGGCTTGTTCCCTTTGACGATGGAGAGAATACCTATGGACTGCACAAG AATCAGTTGTTCTCCAAAATCAACATCCCAGACAGTGGGGTCCTGGCGATTGACCCCTCTTTATCTGTACAGGATTATGCCCGCAAACTGAAGgag ACCATCCCCCGCTGTAG GAAACCTAGAAAATTGTGGCCCCAATCTGTGACTCGCCCAAGCCCCCACCACAACGTGTGA
- the LOC118936291 gene encoding zinc finger protein 808-like isoform X1: protein MSKRASFHTQLSSIMEILSRTAMAHVCKLVDDEYTGISLENESLTEKLHNLESELTIVKSTAPKLAGNYRSVGVQTGETITRVDRGLNGSPTIEGIFGKEWCLDLWNHGDPNSTENSPQHTAKSTGVPSGQADVKEEDFEVEIINRDPQERPTIILDGDDDLVDNGREGPSNVYPSFDSFRQDRPERRDKQVLEMSTTDVSTGHTLRFISIDGLEEEYGEHVFPIEDDETNEFLPDDTELLPNEGQDEHITKPTYAKKSLAKSKSKAGKTFSYFNRFNLHSHSKSDTNKLSCVICKKTFLRQNHLTMHMKSHKSLYCSVCKNYYPGKTQLKKHKCVAPDYLASNTSKYFCHYCGKSFSCPSSLRIHHLVHTGERPHTCTVCGRGFTQKGNLKCHMRLHTGEKPFKCLTCEIGFTQKVYLTQHLAKAHGQKEENKKKKTQVHKCSKCQLSFVNQQLLQTHMAVHKNK, encoded by the exons ATGTCTAAACGCGCTTCTTTTCACACACAACTGTCCTCCATCATGGAAATACTGTCTAGAACCGCAATGGCTCATGTGTGTAAACTGGTTGACGACGAATACACTGGAATATCTTTAGAAAATGAGTCTCTCACTGAGAAATTGCATAATCTGGAAAGTGAACTGACAATTGTGAAAAGCACAGCTCCCAAGCTGGCTGGAAACTATCGCTCTGTTGGTGTTCAAACTGGTGAAACTATCACCAGAGTAGACAGAG GGCTAAACGGATCCCCCACTATCGAAGGAATATTTGGGAAGGAATGGTGTCTTGATCTATGGAACCATGGGGATCCCAACAGCACAGAGAACAGTCCACAACACACTGCCAAA TCAACAGGGGTGCCTTCAGGCCAAGCTGATGTTAAAGAGGAGGATTTTGAGGTGGAAATCATAAACAGAGACCCACAGGAAAGACCAACAATAATTTTAGATG GAGATGACGACTTAGTGGACAATGGAAGAGAAGGGCCCTCCAACGTGTATCCATCCTTTGATTCCTTCCGGCAGGACAGGCCAGAGAGACGGGATAAACAGGTACTGGAGATGTCTACTACGGATGTCTCCACAGGACACACTTTACGTTTCATATCCATTGACGGATTGGAGGAGGAATATGGCGAACATGTCTTTCCCATTGAGGACGATGAGACAAATGAGTTCCTACCAGACGATACCGAGCTGTTGCCCAATGAAGGACAAGATGAACACATCACAAAGCCAACATATGCAAAGAAGTCTTTAGCAAAGTCAAAAAGCAAAGCTGGGAAGACTTTCAGTTACTTTAACAGGTTTAACTTGCACTCCCATAGTAAATCCGACACAAACAAGTTAAGTTGTGTGATTTGTAAGAAGACTTTCTTGCGGCAGAACCATCTGACGATGCATATGAAATCTCACAAGTCACTGTACTGCAGTGTGTGTAAGAACTATTATCCTGGGAAAACTCAGCTcaaaaaacacaaatgtgttgCTCCCGATTATCTGGCCTCGAACACCTCAAAGTACTTTTGTCATTACTGCGGCAAGTCTTTCAGCTGTCCGTCAAGCCTGAGGATACACCACCTGGTGCACACTGGGGAGAGACCCCACACGTGCACTGTCTGCGGGAGAGGATTCACACAGAAGGGCAATCTGAAATGTCACATGCGCCTTCACACTGGTGAGAAACCGTTCAAATGCCTCACATGTGAAATTGGTTTTACCCAGAAAGTATACCTCACTCAGCACTTGGCCAAAGCTCACGGTCAAAAGgaagaaaataagaaaaagaaGACGCAAGTGCACAAATGTTCTAAGTGTCAGTTGTCTTTCGTCAATCAGCAACTGCTCCAAACACACATGGCTGTTCATAAAAATAAATGA
- the LOC110486109 gene encoding 6-phosphogluconolactonase isoform X1 → MALQSSFTCAIVDTITTCIVRMSGRRVVVFSSAAELGPALAHMVASRADKVSMLSKELPALPDLDCSHWLVGFCDDRLVPFDDGENTYGLHKNQLFSKINIPDSGVLAIDPSLSVQDYARKLKETIPRCRGQQSTSAKVLEGGEGPALPAARVVPSHSELFWLTDEPATASLTLQMERPGSAAKL, encoded by the exons ATGGCACTGCAAAGCTCTTTTACATGCGCCATAGTGGACACTATTACAACGTGCATCG TCAGGATGTCAGGCAGAAGAGTAGTGGTGTTCTCTTCAGCAGCAGAGCTTGGTCCAGCTCTGGCTCACATGGTAGCATCTCGGGCTGACAAGGTGTCCATGCTCAGCAAGGAGCTGCCTGCCCTGCCAGACCTGGACTGCAGCCACTGGCTAGTAGGTTTCTGTGATGACAGGCTTGTTCCCTTTGACGATGGAGAGAATACCTATGGACTGCACAAG AATCAGTTGTTCTCCAAAATCAACATCCCAGACAGTGGGGTCCTGGCGATTGACCCCTCTTTATCTGTACAGGATTATGCCCGCAAACTGAAGgag ACCATCCCCCGCTGTAG GGGGCAGCAAAGCACCAGTGCTAAAG TGCTGGAGGGTGGTGAAGGCCCGGCCCTACCTGCAGCCAGAGTGGTCCCCAGCCACAGTGAGCTGTTCTGGCTCACAGATGAACCAGCCACTGCTTCCTTGACACTCCAAATGGAGAGACCAGGCTCTGCAGCAAAACTCTAA
- the LOC110486110 gene encoding zinc finger protein 205 isoform X1, whose protein sequence is MNTMINRGSFQTQLVSIMEMLSKAAVVEIGKLVDECSAVLRSEISQQHMNENEALKKKCYLLEIELKTVKLHERKRVIASRCQNGVQVSGQIFTHQATENREKQSAPAIEGVFGKDWCMDLWRNGGSIPQDKETIGSVILGDDDVTQAIDLVDNEPELVFIKEELFEDQPVDQQRGHASNRKRSVAVEDAPAVERTVASQLHLYQGDLNTYPAGSHQVQPDTEQPTSVESLMEDPTLAGLVDNTPEPGPDTADGMYMDYPPHNTYAPRNRPSLQQGTGKDLKQQFDCLFCGKSFGYLSYLKVHIRRHSGEKPFGCTVCGKRFAQKTYLKLHQRTHSGEKPYSCTECGKSFSQKSSLNVHLRSHTGEKPYSCVDCGKSYTYKHGFNTHQCFN, encoded by the exons ATGAATACGATGATAAATCGGGGAAGTTTTCAGACCCAGTTAGTTTCCATTATGGAAATGCTAAGCAAAGCTGCTGTGGTTGAAATCGGTAAACTTGTCGATGAGTGCTCGGCGGTTCTCCGTTCTGAAATATCCCAACAACACATGAACGAGAACGAGGCATTAAAGAAGAAATGTTACCTGCTAGAGATTGAATTAAAGACGGTAAAACTGCACGAACGTAAAAGGGTCATTGCCAGCCGTTGTCAGAATGGAGTTCAGGTCTCGGGACAAATATTTACGCATCAAGCAACTGAGAACCGAG AAAAGCAGTCTGCCCCCGCCATAGAGGGTGTCTTTGGTAAGGACTGGTGCATGGACCTATGGAGAAATGGAGGCTCTATCCCTCAGGATAAAGAGACAATTGGATCGGTCATTTTGGGCGATGATGACGTCACTCAG GCAATAGACTTGGTGGACAATGAGCCCGAGTTGGTGTTTATCAAAGAAGAGCTGTTTGAGGATCAGCCAGTGGACCAGCAGAGGGGACATGCAAGCAACAGAAAAA GGAGTGTAGCAGTGGAGGATGCTCCagcagtagagagaacagttgCCAGTCAACTTCACCTATACCAGGGGGACTTGAACACATACCCTGCAGGCAGCCATCAGGTACAGCCTGACACAGAGCAGCCCACATCCGTTGAGAGCCTCATGGAAGACCCCACTCTGGCTGGTCTGGTTGACAACACACCAGAGCCTGGTCCTGACACAGCCGATGGAATGTACATGGACTATCCTCCCCACAACACATACGCACCAAGAAACCGGCCAAGCCTCCAGCAGGGAACTGGAAAAGACCTGAAGCAGCAGTTTGACTGTTTGTTTTGTGGGAAGAGCTTTGGTTATTTAAGCTACTTGAAAGTCCACATCAGACGCCACTCTGGAGAGAAACCGTTTGGCTGCACAGTTTGCGGGAAGCGCTTCGCTCAGAAGACGTACCTGAAGCTGCATCAGCGTACACACTCTGGAGAGAAACCCTACAGTTGCAcagaatgtgggaagagtttctctcaGAAGAGTTCGTTGAACGTCCACCTCCGGAGTCACACTggggagaagccttatagctgtgtcGACTGTGGGAAGAGCTACACCTATAAACACGGTTTTAACACACACCAATGTTTCAATTAA
- the LOC110486109 gene encoding 6-phosphogluconolactonase isoform X2 gives MSGRRVVVFSSAAELGPALAHMVASRADKVSMLSKELPALPDLDCSHWLVGFCDDRLVPFDDGENTYGLHKNQLFSKINIPDSGVLAIDPSLSVQDYARKLKETIPRCRGQQSTSAKVLEGGEGPALPAARVVPSHSELFWLTDEPATASLTLQMERPGSAAKL, from the exons ATGTCAGGCAGAAGAGTAGTGGTGTTCTCTTCAGCAGCAGAGCTTGGTCCAGCTCTGGCTCACATGGTAGCATCTCGGGCTGACAAGGTGTCCATGCTCAGCAAGGAGCTGCCTGCCCTGCCAGACCTGGACTGCAGCCACTGGCTAGTAGGTTTCTGTGATGACAGGCTTGTTCCCTTTGACGATGGAGAGAATACCTATGGACTGCACAAG AATCAGTTGTTCTCCAAAATCAACATCCCAGACAGTGGGGTCCTGGCGATTGACCCCTCTTTATCTGTACAGGATTATGCCCGCAAACTGAAGgag ACCATCCCCCGCTGTAG GGGGCAGCAAAGCACCAGTGCTAAAG TGCTGGAGGGTGGTGAAGGCCCGGCCCTACCTGCAGCCAGAGTGGTCCCCAGCCACAGTGAGCTGTTCTGGCTCACAGATGAACCAGCCACTGCTTCCTTGACACTCCAAATGGAGAGACCAGGCTCTGCAGCAAAACTCTAA